In Paenibacillus sonchi, the genomic stretch GCATGACATACACATAATCCGCAAGCTCTGCGACAACGCCAAAATCATGTGTGATTAACAGGATGCCCATGCCCTCCGCATGTCTGATCCGATCCAGCTCCTTCAGAATCCGGGCTTGAGCCATAACATCAAGTGCTGTTGTCGGTTCATCGGCAATCAGAAGGCGCGCACCTGAGATTAGAGCGATGGCAATCATCACCCGCTGGCACATCCCGCCGCTGATCTGAAAAGGATATTTAGTGTACAGCAGCTCAGGATCGCTTAGGCCTGCCCGGTGCATCTGCTCCAAAGCCAGAGCTTTTGCCTCTTTTCTGGATACCTTTCTATGCAGCATCACCGTCTCCCTGATCTGCTTGCCAATGGGGAGCAGCGGATGAAGTGCGTTCATGGGGTCCTGAAAGATAACGGCTATTTCTTTGCTCCGCAGCATCCTTAGCTCACGTTTTGAGTATTCGCGGAGATTATTGCCACCCAGCCAGACTTCTCCCTTCTCCACCCTGCCCGGCGGGTCCAGCAGCCCCAGAACAGACATGGCTGTTACGCTTTTTCCACAGCCGCTTTCACCGACAAGCGCAACAATCTGCCGGGGCCTCACTTCCATGCTCACATCATCTACAGCCGTGACTGCCTGATCCTTGGTACAGAAGCTGGTCCGCAGATGGTCGATTCTCAGCAGCGGGGTCTCAGTTAACATGTTCTACAATTCCTCCTTCTGCCCCGGTTTGCGCAGCCCCTCTCCCAGCAGATTGAAGCCCAGGACCGAAAGCATAATGGCCAGTCCCGGATATAACAGCAGCCGGGGCTCCGTTTGGATGTAGGGGCGGCTATCGTTCAGCATGACTCCCCACTCCGGTGTCGGAGGCTGAGCACCCAGGCCCAGAAAAGACAGACCGGCGATCGAGAGCATCAGTGTACCGATTTCGATGGAAGCCAGCACCAGGATGGGACGGGTGGCATTCAAGAGAATATGCCGCAGAATAATCTGCAGATGCGTGGAGCCTCCAGCCTTCGCTGCCATAATGTAATCACTTTCCTTTATTTGCAGGACCATACTGCGGATCACTCTTGCATAGCCCGCCCACCACACTGCTGCAAAAGAGATAAGCAGGTTTTTCATGCTGGGGCCAAGCACCGCTGTAACGGCCAGAGAGAGAATGAGACTGGGAAAAGCCAGCAGGATGTCAATCACCCGCATGATCAAATGATCGATTATTCCCCCAACATAGCCAGCGAGCAGGCCAACCGGAATACTAATAGAAAAAACCGCCGCCAGTACCATCAGTGAATAATATAGTGAAGTCCGCGTCCCGTAGATCAGACGGGATAAAACGCAGCGCCCCAAATGGTCCGTACCCAGAGGATACTCCCATGACGGCATACTTAGCTTGTGTTCCATATGAATCTGAAGCGGATCGGATGGAGCAAGCCAAGGGGCAAATATTCCAATACATACGAACAGAAGCACAATCATCCCGCCGGCTTTGGCCCCGTTACTCTTGAACATATGAAGGCGGTTCAAAACCAACGCCCCCTTTCTGCCGTTTCACCGCATCCTGATTCGCGGGTTCAGCAGCAGATGGAGCAAGTCCACCGCAACGTTAATCAGGACAACGACAACAGCCATTATTAATACATAGCCTTGAATGACCGTGTAGTCTTTGGCAAAAATAGCTTCCACTGCATATTTGCCGATACCGGGCCAGGAAAAGATGCTCTCCACAATCACCGAACCGCCCAGCAGCCCCCCTATGTGAATCCCCAGCAAGGTGAGGCTGGGAAGAAGTGCATTGCGAAGCGCATGTCCGCTTATCACCTTCCATTCCTGCAGCCCCTTAGCCCTCGCCGCCTTGATATAGAGCTTGCCGAGAACTTCCAGCAGACTGGAACGGATCAGACGGATATAGATTCCCGCCATGCCAAAGCCGAGAGTACATGCAGGCAGAATCACACTCGGCCATCCCTCCATGCCCATCACAGGGAACCACTTCAGCTTCACCGCACCATAATAAATCAGCAGCAGGCCAAGCCAGTAACCCGGCACGGAAACACTGAACAGCGCACAGACTCTTCCCAGACGATCCAGCAGGCTTCCCGGATAAAGGGCAGAGCCGATGCCAAGCGGCAAGGCAATCAGAATTGCCGTCAACAAGGAGCAGCCGCTAAGCAGCGCTGTAGCCGGGAAACGGGTCATAAGTTCTTCCCGCACCGGCAAGCCGCTGCTGTAGGATATTCCCAAATCCAGATGAAACACGCGGTACAGCCAGTGCACAAATTGCATATGTATCGGCCCATCCAGGCCAAGAGCATGTCTGGTGGCCTGGATGGCCTCCAGTGTAGGCTTGATGCCGTCTGCACGCAGCATAATCTCAGCCGGATCTCCCGGCGTTATTTGCATCAGTGCAAAGGTTATTATGGAGATGCCAAACAGCACGGGAATGATCTGCAGCAGCCGCTGCACCAGATACCGTAAAATGATGTTCAACCCCAATGTTTATTCGTAATAATTACGATTATAACATAAACTTTTAAAATTAATAGTCTAAATTTGACGTTCATATAAAACATGGCCGCTCCAGGCGGAGCGGCCAACGAATAACCAAAGGGGCTTACTGCAACAAGTAATATGTTTTGTATCCACTTGATTTGAGTAGAGGTAGAGATTCATTCTGATTTTAGGGGATAAGGGTTGCACAAGTAGAAACGGCTGTGCCGTCCTCCACGGGACAGCGCAGCCGCCTTTGTTCTAGCGTTACCTGGAGAACGATTCCTCATGAATCTAACGGCAACTCTTTAAGTGGAAAAAGGGACACTAATTTGCTGGAGTACCCTACCCTCGGGCAGATGAAGTGGAAAAAGGGACACTAATTCGGCTCATTTCGCCACTTTTCAAGAAAAGTGGCCCAATTAAGTTTACTTTTTCCACTTCAATCCCATGATTACTTAATTTTCGAAAAAATAAGTTCCCTTTTTCCAACTAGCACCTGCGAAGAAGCCGGTAAAAACGGATCGCCCTATTCCTTCGCGATCGATCCGCAGCCGTTACGGACAGGAAAGCCGTTATGGATAGAAGATTCGGCTATTCCGCAGGACAGCGGACTCAGATGCCTTTATTTGTCCCTTTCCCCTTCATTCCAGGCTCGATCGAACGTTATAACGGCTCCTGAGTCCGCAACTGCTGAAAAAGCAAGGTTTTTGACTAAATAAGGGCTCCTCAGTCCGCTCAGTCTGAGGATGGAGCTCCAGCCCACCTGGAGCCCTATCCTTCTGCATCGCTTATATCCTTTGAGGCTGCCAAGATATCCACATTTTTTTGCACTGTATACCAATCATTAGTATCCTCGAAATCATGCGAAACCTGAACCCGAGTTACAAAATTCCGGTTACTCCTGTTTCACTTTCATCTGATTTTTCCGGTATTGCTGCGGTGTGACGCCGTATTGCTCTTTAAATAGCTTGATGAAATATTGGGACTTTTTATAGCCCACCATATGGGAGATATCCGCCACATGCAGATTGGAACCGGTCAACAACCTGGAGGCCCGTTCAAGCCGCTTGGACGAAATATAGCTTGAAAGGTTCTCCCCCGTTTCTTGCTTGTAGAATTTGGAGAGATAGACCGGGTGAAGATGGACGATGCGCCCCAAATCCTCCAGGCTGAGCGCTTCATCGAGATGTCCGGTGATATAGGTCCGGATGTTGTCGATCATATCCTCATTGGACAGGTCTGCTTCCCTCCCAAGCCGAGAGATCGCCAGGATGATGAATTCATAGGCGTCAGCCGGGTGTTCAAGCCGGTGAAACAGCCAATCGGGAACTTCCTCCGCGCTTACTTGGTCATGGGTAAGATATAAATACCGGACAGCCTCCACAAGATAAATCATCTTCTGTTTTTTAACAGTCAAATGAGTGAACCGTTTTTGAATTTTTTGGCGGGCACATTCCCACTCCCGGGACTCCAGTTTCGGGAATTCGTCCGCATTTTGCAGCAGGGCAAAGTCAGCAGGCTCCACTTTTTCCTGATAAAAGAACTGATAGAACGAATGCCGGACCGAATGCTTGTGTATAAACTGAAACGGCTCAGACCAGACGATGGTAGGGATGGCAGACTCAAGCTGCCCAGTCTTGGTGTCGGGGACTATCCCGACCCAAGCAGGCGGGGCTTCCCAAATGAACACACCAGCCTCTTCCAGGCTGCCCCGGAGCTTCTTTTCCTCCTGCCCGTCCGCCGGGGTAACCTTGAAGAACCGCATAAGTTTTTGTTCAAAGCCGCTATGCGCCGGTATTAATTCCCGCTTCGGCGAACCGTTCACGCTGAGGGCCGATAAAAGATAGCCAAGACCGTCCTGCGACTTCCCTGAATGACCGTTTTCGGGCCGGTTATCCCCAATTGTTTTGGTGACGTTCCGTATGGCTTTTTCCATATCCTCTTTATCCACCGGCTTCAACAAATAATCAAACGCTCCCAGGCGGACCGCCTTCTGCGCATATTCGAATTCCGAATAACCGGACAGAAAAATCACTTTGGTCTTCAGCTCCAGGGCCTTCACATGCTCCAGCAGATCGATCCCCGATACCTCAGGCATACGGATGTCAGTGATCAGGATATCTACAGGCGACTGTTCCAGCATTCCTTTGGCTTCAATGGAATTCGTTGTAGTCTCAACCTGCTCCACGCCGAATGTTCGCCAGTCCAGCAAATGCTTCAAATACTCCACGATGTAATGCCCGTCATCCACGATCAGTACCTTCACACTATTCCCCTTCTTCCAGTTGAAAATCGATGAGCAGGCACACAGAAAGCCCTCCCCATTCATTGGTATAAAAGTGCAAACCGCTGCTTTCCCCGTACGAATTTTTGAGACGCTTGTTAATGTTCCACAGCCCAATGCCTTTCGTTCCTTCCGGTGCCTCTTCCTTTCCGATATGGTCCATGAGCTGTGATATTTGTTCCGGTGAAAGCCCCTTTCCGTCGTTCGCTACCGTAATTTTAAGACCTCCACCCCATTCTTCGGCGCTGATGGAGACACGATGAGCCCCCTGATGCTCTTCAATGCCGTGCTGAATTGCATTTTCCACAATGGGCTGAATCATCAAAGGCATGATCCGCCGTGTTCCGATGCCTTGCGGCAGTCCGATCCGGTAGTCGATTTGTTTACATAGCGCCATGATCGCCAAATAATGGCCGGACAACTCCAGTTCCGAAGCAACGGTTACATCGCGGGAGTCCAGCTTCGTCATATAGCGGTAATATTCAGCCAGATGCTTGCTCATCCGCATGACTGCATCAGGTGACGCCTTGGCCATAGACATAATAAAGAACAGGCTGTTATACAAAAAATGCGGGTTGATCTGCGCTTGCAGCTCCTTCAATTCCGCGTTCTGCCTAAGCTCCGTCTCCGTCGCCAGCGAAACGAACAGCGCCTGAATCTGCTCAACCATGTGGTTGAAGCTTTTGAACAGGCTGTCAAATTCATTGCCGGGATTCTCTTTGATCCGCGTGCTGTATTCACCATGCTCCACCTGATAAAAACGCTTGTGCAGCAAATATACATTGCGGTAAAAATTGCGGTAGAACATCGTGATCACGAACAGACCGATAATCAGGATAACCAGAATGCTGATGAAGAACACCTGATGATTCCGGTTAAGCGGATTCAGGAAATCGTTCATGCGCGTGTAGGTCACCAGATAAGCATCAATCGAATCAATGTATTGGGACAATATCACGTAATCTCCGTCAGCCGCCTTATAGTGATATTCCAGCACTTGGTCCGGATCGGCGTTAATCATTCCTTTGGCCGCTTGGACGATACCGGAATCCACGGACTTGTCACTGACCAGCAACTCCTTGTTGAGCAGGAAAAAAGCGTCCGCATTGTCACTGTTCAACGCCTTATCCAGCAGTCCCACCAAATACTCTGTTTTGAGCTTGACCCCTACAATGTATTGAATATCCGAGGGGCTGCTGGGCTGCTTGATATACGGATAGACTGAAAAATAGTACAAACTTCCGTCCACAGTTTTCCACCCCTGACGGGTCACCTGCTTGAACGGCCCGGCTACGGACCGGCCGCTTGCGGTAGAGATAAAGGTTCCGTCCGATCTCCAGAAAATCCCCACCATCTCCACAGATTGGCTGGATACCAGCGTATTGCTGATCATGGCCTTTATATCATTTTTTTTCATCTGGGAATCATAGACGCCCAGGACACGCTTCTGGCTCTCATAATACCGGACCGAACTGTCCGTCGTATATTGTATGGCATACATCCGGGCTTCGGAGAGAACACCATCCAGCATACTGTCCGTATAGATTACCTGGTTCTTGGAGGAATGGATCAGGCTTTGTTGAAGGGTCCGCGCACTCAGCGTTTCCATCACATAAAACAAAACCAGTGTAAGCGTTAGAAAAAAGACAAAAAAATAAATAAAGCGTTTCATATTTATTTTTCTAAGCAGTGAAGCCACCCCCTTTTTGCCGCCATGGCTGGCCGCTCCCCCATAATAGCTTAATCTTCACCAAAGAAAAAGAGTTCCGTTTTCCCCGTCCAGGCTATTTTGTTAACCTCATTAAGATCGGGGCTATAATATTTATTTTCTGGCATTTCACGATGTAAGCGCTTTTGTTAGTCTGAAAATAGGCAATACAGAGAAATCAATCATGAAAAAAAGGGGGGGGGACGACCATCGCACAGGCACTTAACACTCAGGTGAACCGGGTGAAGCCGGAGAAGATTCACGGAACCAGAAAAAAACCATGGAAGAAGGAGCTCAGACATAACTGGCCGCTTTATGTGCTGTGTTTGCCGGCTTTGATCTTTGTCTTGATTTTCGCCTATGGTCCTATGGCCGGTCTGGTCATGGCATTTCAGAATTATAAGCCTTGGCAGGGGATCACGGGTTCTGAATGGATTGGGCTGGACAATTTCGCACGGATTTTTCAATATGAAGAGTCTACGCAGGCTATTATGAACACGCTAATTATAGCCGTCATCAAAATTGTGGTCGGGATTATCGTACCGATTATTATGGCAATACTGCTGAGCGAGATCCGGAACGTCGGACTTAAGAAGAGCATTCAGACGCTGGTCTATCTGCCGCACTTCCTGTCGTGGGTTACGGTGGCTGGCATTATGATCGATATTCTGGGTCTTGACGGGGGGATTAACCATTTTCTCTTCAGCGTCTTTGGAACAAAGCCGGTTTTTTTCCTGGGTGATCCCGCCTACTTCCGGCCGACCGTTATTATCAGTGATCTTTGGAAAAACTTCGGGTTCGGCATGATCGTCTATTTGGCAACGATTACAGGCATCGACCCTTCGTATTACGAAGCGGCCGAGATCGACGGGGCAACACGCAGACAGCAAATCCGCCATGTCACCTTGCCCAGCATGCTGCCCATGATTATCGTTATTTCCACGCTGAGTCTTGGGAGCGTCCTGGATGCAGGCTTTGACCAGATTTTTAACCTCTATAATCCGCTGGTCTACAGCACCGGTGATATAATTGACACCTATGTATACCGCTCCTCATTGCTTAACGGACAATACGGCTTCGGTACGGCGGTCGGTTTGTTCAAATCCGGGATCAGTTTTATCCTGATTGTCATTTCCTACCGGATCGCTTACAAACTGGCGAATTATAAAATTTTCTAGAAAGGAGCGTAGGCATGTACCACAAGTCTAAGGGATATAAGCTGTTTTCAATCTTCAACCACATCCTGCTCATTCTGGTTGCGCTGACCTGTCTGCTGCCTCTGCTGCATCTGTTCGCCCAGTCATTCAGCAGCAAAGCGGCCGTCAACGGCAATCTGGTCTCCTTCTGGCCGGTTGAGTTTACCGCAGACGCCTATGAAAAAACCTTCAAAAACTCGAACTTTACCGGTTCTATGCTGATTTCGATAGTGCGCACCGTGCTTGGAACCCTGATTGGCATGTTCGTGATCACAACGGCCGGATATGCGTTATCCAAAGACTTCCGCGGGCGCAATGCCCTCATGTGGATCTTCGTGTTCACCATGCTGTTCTCGGGCGGGCTGATCCCCTCCTACATTCTGGTGACCAGTCTTGGCATGAAAGACACGATCTGGGCGCTGGTGCTGCCGGGCGCTTTCGGCGCCTACAACCTGATCCTGATTATGAACTTCTTCAAGACGATCCCGAAGGCGCTGGAAGAAGCGGCTTTTATCGACGGAGCTTCATTCTTCGGTATTTTCGTCAAAATCTTTCTTCCGCTATCGCTTCCCGGACTGGCAACCGTCGGCCTGTTCATCATGGTAGGACACTGGAATTCCTGGTTTGACGGAATCTTGTATATGTCCAACACCACCAACTATCCGCTGGCGTCTTTTCTGCAGACGGTTGTCGTGCAGAGTTCTGCGCAGAGCATGGCGCTCAGCCAATCGGAAGCAGCGGCCTTGTCAGAGCAGAGCATCAAAGCTGCCCAAATCTTTATCAGCACCCTGCCCATTATCCTCGTGTATCCGTTCCTTCAGCGGTATTTTGTCAAGGGAATCGTCCTGGGCGCGGTAAAGGAATAAAATTGAGGTAACACCCAGAATACATTTAAAGGAGCCAAATCGATGAAAATGAAAAAAACCTGTGCTGCCGCTGCATCCGCTCTAGTGATGGCCGGGATGCTTGCCGGCTGCGTATCCAAAGACAACGGTCCCGGCACCGCCGCACCGGAAGCGGCTCTGAAAGACGGGAAGTATGACCCTGTACTAACCATTACCACGGCCAAGCAGCAGGATGAGAATGCAGGTAAATATATCAACGGCGAGAGTCTGAACGACAATGTGATGACCCGCTGGGGTGTGGATCACCTGGGCATCAAGATCGAAACAACGCTGCTCGGCGGCGACGCCGCGAATTACAATACCAAGCTGCGGCTCGCGCTCACCGGCTCCGAGAAGCTGCCGGATATTATCCCTGTATATGATACTTCGCTGGAGAATGATCTCATTCAATCCGGGCAGGTGAAGGAGATCACCGGGGATATCCAAAAATACATGCCGGACCGTTTAAAAGAAATCTACAAGCAGTACCCGACGACTTTCAATCCCGTCATCCAGGACGGCAAAGTATACGGCATGGCCATCTCGCCCAACCTGACCGAAGGTGAAGTTATGCTGGTCCGGCAGGATTGGCTGGATAAACTGAATCTAGAAGTGCCGACAACTATCGATGAATTCGAAAAAGTCATTGCCGCCTTCACGAACGACGACCCGGACGGCAATGGTAAAAAGGATACCTATGGGTTCGATTTCTCCGGCAAGGATTCCTACAACACCGGCTGGGTCAGCGATCCGGTGATGATCTTCAGCACCTATACCGGCAAGCATCTCCCCGGCCAGTGGTACAATGACAACGGGAAGCTCACTTACGGATCAGTGGCCGACGGCAACAAGGAAGCACTCGCCAAGCTTCGCGACTGGTATTCCAAAGGCTATTTGAACAAGGAATTGGCTACTCAAGGGGCCTGGGATGCGCTCGCCGATTTCACGGAAGGCAAAGCCGGCATCATCATCGGGCGCCCCTGGCTGTATGGCAGCGTAAAGGACGTCGAGAAGAATATCAAGGGTGCCAAGATTTCTGCGCATCCAACAATCAAGGGTGTGAAAGAAGACAAGACCTATCAGTCGGGCCAGCTTAACGACGGTGTTTTCATGTTCAACAAAAACTTCACTAATATGGAAGCATTTTTCCTGTACTATGACAAGCTGTACGATGCGGCATTCGGAACAGGCGACTTCAAATACGGCTATGCCCAAGGCTATGACTATGATGTCGTGAACGGCGAAGTCGTGTTCGATTCAGCAAAGTTCAACAAGCCGCTGGATGCCATACAGGCTCCAGGCAAAATGACCTTCACCAAAAATACGCCGAGCGTAGACGGACCGGGTAAATCCTACTATGATTTAGCGAACGGCGCCAAGCCGGACAATGGTATCCTAATGAGAGCTGCGGCTCCTGTAGACCAAACCGCCAAGGACGGTTTTGTAATCTCCTACGAGAACAGAGATGTTTTACTTCCAAGCGCCTTCAACGGCGCACCTACGAAAACGATGCAGTCTTCCTGGGAGCAGCTTACCACCATGGAGAAGGAAACCTTCACCAAGATCATTTACAGCAAAGAACCTCTTGAAGCCTATGATGAGTTTGTGAAGCAGTGGCACGAAAAAGGCGGCACGCAAATTACAGAAGAAGTGAATGACTGGTATAAAAAAACCAATGAAGTCGATGTAATGTCGGCAATGGGGCTGAAATAGCCGCAGGTAGTATAAAGCAGGGAACAAGCTAAGTGCAGGATTTCCGCCCGGGGGCGGGCTTTGGGCACACATTGTTGTTCTGTACGCAAGATTTCCGCCCAGTTCCCTCGGAGCGAGCACACTGCTTGGGTGCCCCGTTTTATGTCCTGTACAACGAACAAGCCGTCACCGGCGGGCCAGTGGCCGTAGATGACGGCTGTGTTTGCGTTCGCCCAGCCAATCTAGAAACCGGTCTTCGGTATTTCTTCCGGCGCTTGAGTGAACGGATCGATTCGGCCGGTACGGACTTCATACATGTTCCGATGAGCCATTTTCATCTGCTCCACAAACGCCTGATAGGGCCGCTGGCAGACATCAACCACCCCGATCTGATAATTCTCCCCGTCAAACCGTCCCAGCACCGTCTGGTCATTGAGCTGAAAATAATGAACCCCGATCAGCTCCGGGATCGCAGCTGCTTGTTCGACATAATAGCGGTAAGCCAGCCCACGGTCCTGCTGGGTGGCCACAGCCCGGATGCCGTAAGCCGGCAAGCCGGCATCCGCTGCCCCGAAATGATATTCCCCGATCATCACCGGCCGCTTTAGCCTTTTGCTGATACGCCCGATAAGCTCCCGGTCCGGCTGAAGCTGATAGCAATTAATGCTGAATACATCAAACGCTTCGCAGCCTTCCAGAAGATCTTCATTAGAAATCCAGGCGTAGCGCATGCCCAGATTCAAGTGGTGCGGATCTGCCTCTCTGCAAGCCCTTGCCGGAATTTCCGTGTAACGCCTGATCATGAGCCGGTTAAATAACGTGCAATCGTTCCTCCGCGCTTCATTCCCGCCCGACGCTGCCTTTTCGTTGTCCAAAAGATCCTGAAAGCTGTCAAAAGAGGTTCCCCAAGCCGCATTCCAGCGCCCGACCGAGGCATACTTGTCTTCAAGCCAGGCGATCAGACGGTATTTGGACACGAACGGAACCGGACTGCGCAGCATTTCTTCCGTCAAATTCAGTCCGTCCACGAAGGCCCACTGCGGTTCGTTGCGCATGAAATAACCTACCAGCCGCTTATCTTCCTTAAACGCAGCCAGCTGCCTGGCGAACTCCAAGGCTTTCTCCTCGTATTCGTGGCTGAAGACGTCGGGGAAATCACGGTAGATAACCGCGTTCGTCGACGGAAAGCTCTGCATCGGATATACATAAGGAAGCTTGGAGCCGGCGATAAAATCCGGATCGGACCAGTTCCCGGCCGTATTGATGCCCCACGCCTTCAACCGGCGCTCGGTCAATTCCCTCCAGTCTTCCCGCCAACTCTCCCCGAACGCACGGATCAGGTTGGCGATAAAAGGCGAGTAGCCGTGTCCGCTCCATGCCTCCTTATACGGCCCTTCCCGATCTGGAAGAACGGG encodes the following:
- the nikB gene encoding nickel ABC transporter permease, with amino-acid sequence MNIILRYLVQRLLQIIPVLFGISIITFALMQITPGDPAEIMLRADGIKPTLEAIQATRHALGLDGPIHMQFVHWLYRVFHLDLGISYSSGLPVREELMTRFPATALLSGCSLLTAILIALPLGIGSALYPGSLLDRLGRVCALFSVSVPGYWLGLLLIYYGAVKLKWFPVMGMEGWPSVILPACTLGFGMAGIYIRLIRSSLLEVLGKLYIKAARAKGLQEWKVISGHALRNALLPSLTLLGIHIGGLLGGSVIVESIFSWPGIGKYAVEAIFAKDYTVIQGYVLIMAVVVVLINVAVDLLHLLLNPRIRMR
- the nikC gene encoding nickel transporter permease; amino-acid sequence: MFKSNGAKAGGMIVLLFVCIGIFAPWLAPSDPLQIHMEHKLSMPSWEYPLGTDHLGRCVLSRLIYGTRTSLYYSLMVLAAVFSISIPVGLLAGYVGGIIDHLIMRVIDILLAFPSLILSLAVTAVLGPSMKNLLISFAAVWWAGYARVIRSMVLQIKESDYIMAAKAGGSTHLQIILRHILLNATRPILVLASIEIGTLMLSIAGLSFLGLGAQPPTPEWGVMLNDSRPYIQTEPRLLLYPGLAIMLSVLGFNLLGEGLRKPGQKEEL
- a CDS encoding beta-galactosidase, which gives rise to MSLSLAGTFCNVPEGIRILTVAEDHFQMETASDGGGAALDISQYAPDIWNGYEYLTADIYHECHDVLVIIFKFQDTDGRAISVHYGVLPHVTTRLCFPLAALNGEKLFLERFPGVLQSVLRGDSFVDRSRIDGLSICTIPSVSARKFEVSGLRLTQSVPDFTYEPKPYVDGLGQLSWKEWQGKTRSAGEMASALHGELAQMRPDADSNGLTSPFGGWKSLRFPATGFFRTEFDGSNWWFVDPDGYALFSAGMDCIGPSSEMQVTGMEHLLPVLPDREGPYKEAWSGHGYSPFIANLIRAFGESWREDWRELTERRLKAWGINTAGNWSDPDFIAGSKLPYVYPMQSFPSTNAVIYRDFPDVFSHEYEEKALEFARQLAAFKEDKRLVGYFMRNEPQWAFVDGLNLTEEMLRSPVPFVSKYRLIAWLEDKYASVGRWNAAWGTSFDSFQDLLDNEKAASGGNEARRNDCTLFNRLMIRRYTEIPARACREADPHHLNLGMRYAWISNEDLLEGCEAFDVFSINCYQLQPDRELIGRISKRLKRPVMIGEYHFGAADAGLPAYGIRAVATQQDRGLAYRYYVEQAAAIPELIGVHYFQLNDQTVLGRFDGENYQIGVVDVCQRPYQAFVEQMKMAHRNMYEVRTGRIDPFTQAPEEIPKTGF
- a CDS encoding sensor histidine kinase, which produces MKRFIYFFVFFLTLTLVLFYVMETLSARTLQQSLIHSSKNQVIYTDSMLDGVLSEARMYAIQYTTDSSVRYYESQKRVLGVYDSQMKKNDIKAMISNTLVSSQSVEMVGIFWRSDGTFISTASGRSVAGPFKQVTRQGWKTVDGSLYYFSVYPYIKQPSSPSDIQYIVGVKLKTEYLVGLLDKALNSDNADAFFLLNKELLVSDKSVDSGIVQAAKGMINADPDQVLEYHYKAADGDYVILSQYIDSIDAYLVTYTRMNDFLNPLNRNHQVFFISILVILIIGLFVITMFYRNFYRNVYLLHKRFYQVEHGEYSTRIKENPGNEFDSLFKSFNHMVEQIQALFVSLATETELRQNAELKELQAQINPHFLYNSLFFIMSMAKASPDAVMRMSKHLAEYYRYMTKLDSRDVTVASELELSGHYLAIMALCKQIDYRIGLPQGIGTRRIMPLMIQPIVENAIQHGIEEHQGAHRVSISAEEWGGGLKITVANDGKGLSPEQISQLMDHIGKEEAPEGTKGIGLWNINKRLKNSYGESSGLHFYTNEWGGLSVCLLIDFQLEEGE
- a CDS encoding ABC transporter permease — encoded protein: MNRVKPEKIHGTRKKPWKKELRHNWPLYVLCLPALIFVLIFAYGPMAGLVMAFQNYKPWQGITGSEWIGLDNFARIFQYEESTQAIMNTLIIAVIKIVVGIIVPIIMAILLSEIRNVGLKKSIQTLVYLPHFLSWVTVAGIMIDILGLDGGINHFLFSVFGTKPVFFLGDPAYFRPTVIISDLWKNFGFGMIVYLATITGIDPSYYEAAEIDGATRRQQIRHVTLPSMLPMIIVISTLSLGSVLDAGFDQIFNLYNPLVYSTGDIIDTYVYRSSLLNGQYGFGTAVGLFKSGISFILIVISYRIAYKLANYKIF
- a CDS encoding response regulator, with product MKVLIVDDGHYIVEYLKHLLDWRTFGVEQVETTTNSIEAKGMLEQSPVDILITDIRMPEVSGIDLLEHVKALELKTKVIFLSGYSEFEYAQKAVRLGAFDYLLKPVDKEDMEKAIRNVTKTIGDNRPENGHSGKSQDGLGYLLSALSVNGSPKRELIPAHSGFEQKLMRFFKVTPADGQEEKKLRGSLEEAGVFIWEAPPAWVGIVPDTKTGQLESAIPTIVWSEPFQFIHKHSVRHSFYQFFYQEKVEPADFALLQNADEFPKLESREWECARQKIQKRFTHLTVKKQKMIYLVEAVRYLYLTHDQVSAEEVPDWLFHRLEHPADAYEFIILAISRLGREADLSNEDMIDNIRTYITGHLDEALSLEDLGRIVHLHPVYLSKFYKQETGENLSSYISSKRLERASRLLTGSNLHVADISHMVGYKKSQYFIKLFKEQYGVTPQQYRKNQMKVKQE
- a CDS encoding ABC transporter ATP-binding protein, with translation MLTETPLLRIDHLRTSFCTKDQAVTAVDDVSMEVRPRQIVALVGESGCGKSVTAMSVLGLLDPPGRVEKGEVWLGGNNLREYSKRELRMLRSKEIAVIFQDPMNALHPLLPIGKQIRETVMLHRKVSRKEAKALALEQMHRAGLSDPELLYTKYPFQISGGMCQRVMIAIALISGARLLIADEPTTALDVMAQARILKELDRIRHAEGMGILLITHDFGVVAELADYVYVMQSGKIVEAGNVYTLFANPVHPYTRQLLGSR
- a CDS encoding carbohydrate ABC transporter permease, which encodes MYHKSKGYKLFSIFNHILLILVALTCLLPLLHLFAQSFSSKAAVNGNLVSFWPVEFTADAYEKTFKNSNFTGSMLISIVRTVLGTLIGMFVITTAGYALSKDFRGRNALMWIFVFTMLFSGGLIPSYILVTSLGMKDTIWALVLPGAFGAYNLILIMNFFKTIPKALEEAAFIDGASFFGIFVKIFLPLSLPGLATVGLFIMVGHWNSWFDGILYMSNTTNYPLASFLQTVVVQSSAQSMALSQSEAAALSEQSIKAAQIFISTLPIILVYPFLQRYFVKGIVLGAVKE